A region from the Triticum urartu cultivar G1812 chromosome 1, Tu2.1, whole genome shotgun sequence genome encodes:
- the LOC125528237 gene encoding pre-rRNA-processing protein ESF2-like isoform X3 produces the protein MAETTENEYHTDEEEDLVGEEEGGTGIEGEEGGGAGEKRKRPLNKSLGGFSKRGVCYLSRVPPHMNPSHVRQIFSKYGEVQRIYLVPEGQGHRKHSNVKAKAYSEGWVEFAKKSVAKRVANLLNGEQIGGKKRSSFYYDIWNIKYLRKFKWDDLVGEIAEKTHIREQKLTLEITAAKKQRDHYLSNAEKSRTQKFIRERIEKVFGGSS, from the exons ATGGCAGAGACCACCGAGAACGAGTACCACACTGATGAAGAGGAAGACCTggtcggagaggaggaaggaggcacCGGGATCGAAGGCGAGGAGGGTGGAGGCGCCGGAGAGAAGAGGAAGCGGCCTCTGAACAAGAGTCTGGGTGGCTTCAGCAAGCGTGGGGTGTGCTACCTCAGCCGCGTCCCTCCCCACATGAACCCGTCGCACGTCCGACAAATCTTCTCCAAGTACGGCGAGGTGCAGAGGATCTACCTCGTACCCGAAG GTCAAGGTCATCGCAAGCATAGTAACGTAAAAGCGAAGGCTTACTCCGAAGG GTGGGTTGAGTTTGCAAAGAAAAGTGTCGCCAAGAGGGTGGCTAATCTGCTTAATGGTGAACAAATAG GTGGGAAGAAGAGGTCATCATTTTATTATGACATCTGGAACATAAAGTATCTCAGGAAGTTCAAATGGGATGATCTGGTTGGTGAAATAG CTGAGAAGACTCATATCAGGGAACAGAAATTAACATTGGAGATAACAGCTGCGAAGAAACAACGTGATCATTATCTCTCTAATGCTGAAAAGTCTCGTACACAGAAATTTATTCGTGAGCGCATAGAAAAG GTATTCGGTGGTTCATCATGA
- the LOC125528228 gene encoding nucleolar protein 56-like produces MALYLLFESASGYALFHAHGIDEIGQSVDAVRSTVLDLKRFSKAVKLAGFTPFLSAVDALNQCNAISEGIMTDELRNFLELNLPKVKEGKKAKFRVGVMEPKVGSHITEATGIPCESNDYVQELLRAVRLHFDQFIDQLKPSDLEKAQLGLGHSYSRAKVKFNVNRVDNMVIQAIFLLDTLDKDVNSFSMRVREWYGWHFPELVKIVNDNYLYAKLAKFVVNKSDLSEKDIPALADLIGDEDKAKEIVEAAKASMGQDLSPVDLINVQQFAQRVMNLSEYRKNLYEYLVTKMNDIAPNLTSLIGEMVGARLISHAGSLSNLAKCPASTLQILGAEKALFRALKTRGNTPKYGLIFHSSFIGRASTKNKGRMARYLANKCSIASRIDCYSDMSSSIFGEKLREQVEERLDFYDKGVAPRKNLDVMKAAIEEGMTNTVSEEDKEKENGDTTAKKSKKKKSKSEADGDAMDLDKPANTAAAEEGTEKKKKKKKHKLEEPQDQEMAANVDGEQDETPKKKKKKNRDAAESVEPKTATEGKKKKKKSKTEADD; encoded by the exons ATGGCGCTCTACCTGCTCTTCGAGTCGGCGTCGGGGTACGCGCTCTTCCACGCCCACGGCATCGACGAGATCGGCCAGAGCGTGGACGCCGTCCGCTCCACCGTGCTCGACCTCAAGCGCTTCAGCAAGGCCGTCAAGCTCGCCGGCTTCACCCCCTTCCTCTCCGCCGTCGACGCCCTCAACCAGTGCAACGCCATCTCCGAAG GGATCATGACCGACGAGCTGAGGAACTTCCTGGAGCTCAACCTGCCCAAGGTCAAGGAGGGGAAGAAGGCCAAGTTCAGGGTCGGCGTCATGGAGCCCAAGGTCGGCTCCCACATCACCGAGGCCACCGGAATCCCCTGCGAGTCCAACGACTATGTCCAGGAACTGCTCCGCGCCGTGCGGCTGCACTTCGATCAGTTCATTGACCAACTCAAG CCATCTGACCTGGAGAAGGCCCAGTTGGGTCTGGGGCATAGCTATAGCAGGGCAAAGGTCAAGTTCAATGTGAATCGCGTGGATAACATGGTGATTCAAGCCATCTTTCTGTTGGATACACTCGATAAGGATGTCAATTCCTTCTCCATGAGAGTGAG GGAGTGGTATGGATGGCATTTTCCTGAGCTGGTCAAAATTGTGAATGACAACTACCTTTATGCTAAGCTTGCCAAGTTTGTAGTAAACAAATCTGATTTGTCAGAGAAAGACATTCCAGCTTTAGCAGATCTGATTGGAGATGAGGACAAGGCAAAAGAAATTGTTGAAGCAGCAAAGGCATCTATGG GCCAGGACCTTTCACCAGTTGATTTGATCAATGTCCAACAGTTTGCTCAAAGGGTCATGAATCTATCTGAGTACCGTAAAAATCTCTATGAGTATCTGGTGACAAagatgaatgatattgcacctaaTCTGACGTCATTGATTGGTGAAATGGTTGGAGCTCGGTTAATCTCTCATGCTGGCAGTCTTTCAAATCTTGCAAAATGCCCTGCCTCCACTCTCCAGATACTAGGTGCTGAGAAGGCGCTCTTCAG AGCTCTTAAAACACGTGGAAACACACCGAAGTATGGCCTCATATTCCACTCATCTTTTATTGGCCGTGCATCGACCAAGAACAAGGGAAGAATGGCTAGATACCTGGCAAACAAATGCTCAATTGCTTCACGCATTGACTGTTATTCAG ATATGAGTAGCTCCATTTTTGGTGAGAAACTGCGTGAACAAGTCGAGGAGAGATTAGACTTTTATGACAAGGGTGTTGCACCACGTAAGAACCTTGATGtaatgaaagctgcaattgaggAGGGTATGACCAACACAGTCTCAGAGGAGG ATAAGGAGAAGGAGAACGGTGACACGACTGCCAAGAAAAGTAAGAAAAAGAAGTCCAAATCTGAGGCTGACGGTGACGCCATGGATCTTGATAAGCCTGCTAACACGGCGGCAGCAGAAGAAGGGAcagagaagaagaaaaagaaaaagaagcaCAAGCTAGAGGAGCCCCAGGATCAAGAGATGGCAGCCAATGTCGATGGCGAGCAAGACGAGACtcccaagaaaaagaaaaagaagaaccgTGATGCTGCAGAGTCTGTTGAGCCTAAGACGGCCACAGaagggaaaaagaaaaaaaagaagtcCAAAACCGAGGCCGATGATTAG
- the LOC125528237 gene encoding pre-rRNA-processing protein ESF2-like isoform X2, with protein MAETTENEYHTDEEEDLVGEEEGGTGIEGEEGGGAGEKRKRPLNKSLGGFSKRGVCYLSRVPPHMNPSHVRQIFSKYGEVQRIYLVPEGQGHRKHSNVKAKAYSEGWVEFAKKSVAKRVANLLNGEQIGGKKRSSFYYDIWNIKYLRKFKWDDLVGEIAEKTHIREQKLTLEITAAKKQRDHYLSNAEKSRTQKFIRERIEKTGNKIHLSHTGTSLRRNACNQALAPA; from the exons ATGGCAGAGACCACCGAGAACGAGTACCACACTGATGAAGAGGAAGACCTggtcggagaggaggaaggaggcacCGGGATCGAAGGCGAGGAGGGTGGAGGCGCCGGAGAGAAGAGGAAGCGGCCTCTGAACAAGAGTCTGGGTGGCTTCAGCAAGCGTGGGGTGTGCTACCTCAGCCGCGTCCCTCCCCACATGAACCCGTCGCACGTCCGACAAATCTTCTCCAAGTACGGCGAGGTGCAGAGGATCTACCTCGTACCCGAAG GTCAAGGTCATCGCAAGCATAGTAACGTAAAAGCGAAGGCTTACTCCGAAGG GTGGGTTGAGTTTGCAAAGAAAAGTGTCGCCAAGAGGGTGGCTAATCTGCTTAATGGTGAACAAATAG GTGGGAAGAAGAGGTCATCATTTTATTATGACATCTGGAACATAAAGTATCTCAGGAAGTTCAAATGGGATGATCTGGTTGGTGAAATAG CTGAGAAGACTCATATCAGGGAACAGAAATTAACATTGGAGATAACAGCTGCGAAGAAACAACGTGATCATTATCTCTCTAATGCTGAAAAGTCTCGTACACAGAAATTTATTCGTGAGCGCATAGAAAAG ACTGGCAACAAAATCCATTTGTCTCATACTGGAACCTCTTTGCGCCGCAATGCTTGCAATCAGGCTTTGGCACCAGCGT AA
- the LOC125528216 gene encoding disease resistance protein RGA2-like, with amino-acid sequence MTVAVMAVLQMVASPILKKLLTDTSTYLGVDMASELHDLETTIMPQFELMIDAANKNNHRAKLDKWIQELKQAFFSAEDLLDDYEYNRLESKAKSGKDPLPRHACTTSTIMKPVHFVSNRLSNMSSNNRKLIRQLKELKAILAKGKEFRDLVCLPAGNTAEGPVVQAAVVPQVTSIPPPNVIGRDKDRDNIINLLTKQVGIESSSATYSGLAIIGAGGMGKSTLAQYVYNDERVKEHFDVRMWVCISRRLDVERHTREIIESVVEGECPRLGNLDPLQCKLRGLLQNSKKFLLVLDDVWFEESGNEMEWEQLLRPLVSEQTGSKVLVTSRSNILPASLYCNKIVPLEKMEDAEFLTLFKNHAFSGEEIGNCRLRQKLEEIAEKIANRLGRSPLAAKTVGLQLSRTKDTTSWNYALKTDNLNDPGRALLWSYDKLDPRLQRCFLYCSLYPKGYRYNMRELVHLWIAEGFIDSCNENKRVEDIGKDYFSELVSVSFFQSVTEINSTTSYVMHDLIHDLTQSLSIEHCFTLEDDKMAEIPSTVRHLSVRVESMIQHKQSICKLHHLRTIICIDPIIDDVSDVFSQILRNSKLRVLYLSVFNSGKLPESIGEQKHLRYLNMVNTWISELPRSLFTLYHLQFLKFSPKVENLPENLCNLSKLWYLERHSLYGNRIKDPYNNALPQVPNIGKLTLLQELSYFSVQKQKGYELWQLREMNGLGGSLNVTHLENVTMDEVLESNLHQKTHLESLQLGWSYMDDINVEDSLHLKILEGLMPPPQLRDLAIEGYRSAKYPGWFLEDSHFENLENFVLVNCTALESLPTNAELFRNCCSLRLKNVPNLKTLPCLPAGLKTLSIAKCPLLIFVSSVEPEQHDQWEDIMNTDQLVSNLSLIVSGFQVSDTRDIVSLEFSSLEQLMALMDADMSHLENIRSVIERKEFVIKDSINAWICCHKERMRLIYGRNIGLPLVPTSELTQLELSSCNITDGALAVCLNGLTSLEILRLNEIMTLTTLPSQEVLQHLTNLTELDIKSCWCLRSLGGL; translated from the coding sequence ATGACGGTGGCGGTGATGGCTGTCTTACAAATGGTGGCATCGCCGATCCTGAAGAAGCTCCTCACTGATACTTCGACGTACCTCGGGGTTGACATGGCGAGTGAGCTCCATGACCTTGAGACCACCATCATGCCACAGTTCGAATTGATGATTGATGCGGCTAACAAGAACAACCACAGGGCTAAGCTGGACAAATGGATCCAAGAGCTCAAACAAGCCTTCTTCAGCGCAGAAGACTTGCTGGATGATTATGAGTATAACCGCCTTGAGAGCAAAGCGAAGAGCGGGAAGGATCCCTTGCCACGACATGCCTGTACCACCAGCACTATTATGAAGCCTGTGCATTTTGTGTCCAACCGGTTGTCAAATATGTCCTCCAACAACAGGAAGCTAATTCGCCAACTGAAGGAACTGAAGGCCATTCTGGCAAAAGGCAAGGAGTTCCGTGATCTTGTTTGCTTACCAGCTGGCAACACTGCAGAGGGCCCTGTTGTACAAGCAGCCGTTGTTCCTCAGGTCACATCAATTCCACCTCCGAATGTAATAGGTCGTGACAAGGATCGCGACAATATAATAAACCTTCTTACCAAGCAGGTTGGTATTGAGTCTAGTTCAGCTACATATTCGGGTTTGGCTATTATTGGAGCAGGAGGCATGGGAAAATCCACCTTGGCACAATATGTTTACAATGACGAGAGGGTAAAAGAACATTTTGATGTCAGGATGTGGGTGTGCATCTCACGCAGACTTGATGTCGAACGTCATACACGGGAGATTATTGAGTCTGTGGTGGAGGGCGAATGCCCACGTCTTGGTAATCTTGATCCTCTCCAGTGCAAATTAAGGGGCTTGCTGCAAAACTCAAAGAAATTCCTGCTTGTATTGGATGATGTTTGGTTTGAAGAATCTGGCAATGAGATGGAATGGGAGCAACTCCTGCGTCCATTAGTTTCTGAGCAGACTGGAAGCAAAGTTTTGGTGACTTCTCGATCGAATATACTTCCAGCTTCTCTTTACTGTAACAAGATTGTTCCTTTGGAAAAGATGGAAGACGCCGAGTTCTTGACACTCTTCAAAAATCATGCCTTTTCTGGAGAAGAAATCGGAAATTGTAGGCTACGTCAGAAGCTAGAAGAGATTGCAGAGAAGATTGCCAATAGACTGGGACGATCTCCTTTAGCAGCAAAAACAGTGGGTTTACAGTTGAGCAGGACAAAGGATACCACTTCATGGAATTATGCTCTAAAGACGGACAACTTAAATGATCCCGGGAGAGCTCTGTTGTGGAGTTATGATAAGTTAGATCCACGTCTGCAGAGATGCTTTCTATATTGCAGCTTATATCCAAAAGGCTATCGCTATAACATGAGGGAGTTGGTTCATCTGTGGATTGCAGAGGGATTTATTGATTCGTGCAACGAGAACAAAAGAGTGGAAGATATTGGAAAAGATTACTTCAGTGAGTTGGTCTCTGTTTCATTCTTTCAATCAGTTACCGAGATAAACTCTACTACATCCTATGTTATGCATGATCTTATTCATGACTTGACACAGTCACTCTCTATAGAGCATTGTTTCACATTGGAAGATGATAAGATGGCAGAAATACCAAGCACTGTTCGACACTTATCTGTTCGTGTTGAGAGTATGATACAGCATAAGCAAAGCATTTGCAAGCTACATCATTTACGTACTATTATCTGCATTGATCCAATTATAGATGATGTAAGTGATGTTTTTAGTCAGATACTGCGGAATTCGAAGTTGCGTGTACTATATTTGTCAGTCTTCAACAGTGGCAAGTTGCCAGAATCAATAGGTGAGCAGAAGCATCTTAGGTATTTAAACATGGTCAATACGTGGATTTCTGAATTGCCAAGATCATTATTTACCCTTTACCACTTACAGTTCCTTAAGTTCAGTCCCAAAGTTGAGAATTTGCCTGAAAATCTCTGCAATTTAAGTAAGCTGTGGTATCTTGAAAGGCACAGTTTGTATGGTAATAGAATAAAAGATCCATACAACAATGCTCTGCCTCAAGTTCCTAACATAGGCAAGCTTACTTTGCTCCAAGAACTTAGTTATTTTTCTGTGCAAAAGCAGAAGGGATATGAGTTGTGGCAGCTGAGGGAGATGAACGGCCTTGGTGGCTCTTTAAATGTTACACATCTTGAGAATGTCACAATGGATGAAGTTTTGGAGTCAAACCTACACCAGAAAACTCATCTGGAAAGCTTGCAGCTTGGCTGGAGTTATATGGATGACATAAATGTAGAGGACAGTTTACACCTGAAGATTCTGGAAGGCCTGATGCCACCGCCTCAACTTAGGGACCTCGCAATTGAAGGTTACAGATCTGCAAAATATCCAGGTTGGTTTCTTGAGGATTCACATTTTGAGAATTTGGAAAACTTTGTGCTTGTTAATTGCACTGCGTTAGAAAGCCTACCAACCAATGCAGAACTCTTCAGGAATTGCTGCTCACTTCGCCTCAAGAATGTGCCAAACCTAAAGACATTACCTTGTCTTCCAGCAGGTCTTAAAACGTTATCAATTGCAAAGTGTCCACTGCTTATATTTGTTTCCAGCGTTGAACCAGAACAGCATGATCAGTGGGAGGACATTATGAATACAGACCAATTGGTATCAAACCTTTCTTTGATCGTGAGTGGGTTTCAGGTATCAGACACACGGGACATAGTATCATTGGAATTTTCATCTTTGGAGCAGTTGATGGCATTGATGGATGCGGATATGTCACATCTTGAAAACATTAGAAGTGTTATAGAAAGAAAGGAATTTGTGATAAAGGATAGCATCAATGCATGGATATGTTGCCACAAAGAGAGGATGAGACTCATTTATGGAAGGAACATTGGGCTGCCTCTGGTTCCAACATCAGAACTAACCCAGCTTGAACTTTCTTCATGCAATATTACAGATGGGGCATTAGCTGTTTGCCTTAATGGTCTCACTTCACTGGAAATTTTGCGCTTAAATGAGATCATGACTTTGACTACACTTCCGTCTCAAGAGGTCCTCCAACATTTGACAAACCTAACAGAGCTGGATATCAAGTCTTGCTGGTGTCTCAGGTCATTAGGGGGTTTATGA
- the LOC125528237 gene encoding pre-rRNA-processing protein ESF2-like isoform X1: MAETTENEYHTDEEEDLVGEEEGGTGIEGEEGGGAGEKRKRPLNKSLGGFSKRGVCYLSRVPPHMNPSHVRQIFSKYGEVQRIYLVPEGQGHRKHSNVKAKAYSEGWVEFAKKSVAKRVANLLNGEQIGGKKRSSFYYDIWNIKYLRKFKWDDLVGEIAEKTHIREQKLTLEITAAKKQRDHYLSNAEKSRTQKFIRERIEKKQKTEGKESNDVGETNNDCPIPRQNRAVEDRGPNKKAKLSKNILAGVFGGSS, translated from the exons ATGGCAGAGACCACCGAGAACGAGTACCACACTGATGAAGAGGAAGACCTggtcggagaggaggaaggaggcacCGGGATCGAAGGCGAGGAGGGTGGAGGCGCCGGAGAGAAGAGGAAGCGGCCTCTGAACAAGAGTCTGGGTGGCTTCAGCAAGCGTGGGGTGTGCTACCTCAGCCGCGTCCCTCCCCACATGAACCCGTCGCACGTCCGACAAATCTTCTCCAAGTACGGCGAGGTGCAGAGGATCTACCTCGTACCCGAAG GTCAAGGTCATCGCAAGCATAGTAACGTAAAAGCGAAGGCTTACTCCGAAGG GTGGGTTGAGTTTGCAAAGAAAAGTGTCGCCAAGAGGGTGGCTAATCTGCTTAATGGTGAACAAATAG GTGGGAAGAAGAGGTCATCATTTTATTATGACATCTGGAACATAAAGTATCTCAGGAAGTTCAAATGGGATGATCTGGTTGGTGAAATAG CTGAGAAGACTCATATCAGGGAACAGAAATTAACATTGGAGATAACAGCTGCGAAGAAACAACGTGATCATTATCTCTCTAATGCTGAAAAGTCTCGTACACAGAAATTTATTCGTGAGCGCATAGAAAAG AAGCAAAAGACTGAAGGAAAAGAATCCAATGATGTTGGTGAGACGAATAACGATTGTCCAATTCCTCGACAGAATAGAGCAGTTGAGGATAGAGGCCCTAATAAAAAGGCAAAGCTCTCAAAAAATATTCTGGCCGGA GTATTCGGTGGTTCATCATGA